The Desulfuromonas versatilis genome has a segment encoding these proteins:
- a CDS encoding roadblock/LC7 domain-containing protein: MFGPQSSFVMYDEEFKRINAVIEKLLRESNSKVIFLVDKNGQLISAVGESEHLDTTSLASLTAGNIAATGGLAKLIGEKEFSILFHEGEKDNLHISIVAGRVILVVIFDQRSSLGLVRLRVKKASDELAQIFEDLSKKSDDLEKAGDFQSPFAEITDDDIDNLFR; encoded by the coding sequence ATGTTTGGCCCTCAATCTTCCTTCGTCATGTATGACGAGGAGTTCAAGCGGATCAACGCCGTCATCGAAAAATTGCTGCGGGAATCCAATTCCAAGGTGATTTTCCTGGTGGACAAAAACGGGCAGCTCATCTCGGCCGTTGGCGAATCCGAGCACCTCGACACCACCAGCCTTGCCTCCCTGACCGCCGGCAACATCGCTGCGACCGGCGGTTTGGCCAAGCTGATCGGTGAAAAGGAGTTCTCCATCCTCTTTCACGAGGGAGAGAAGGACAATCTGCACATCTCCATCGTCGCCGGTCGGGTCATCCTGGTGGTGATTTTCGATCAGCGCAGCTCCTTGGGGCTGGTGCGGCTGCGGGTGAAAAAGGCCAGTGACGAACTGGCGCAGATTTTTGAAGACCTGTCAAAAAAATCTGACGACCTGGAAAAAGCCGGAGATTTCCAGAGCCCATTCGCCGAAATCACCGACGACGACATCGACAATCTTTTCCGCTGA
- a CDS encoding GTP-binding protein, which produces MSFINYASREINCKIVYYGPGLCGKTTNLQYVYQKTAPEAKGKMISLATETERTLFFDFLPLALGEIRGFKTRFHLYTVPGQVFYDASRKLILKGVDGVVFVADSQEERFDANIESLENLKDNLEEQGYQLDNLPYVIQYNKRDLPNVTSVDELSRLLNPTSVPEYEACATTGEGVFETLKAVAKLILIDLKKGGR; this is translated from the coding sequence ATGTCATTCATCAATTACGCCTCTCGCGAAATCAACTGCAAGATTGTCTACTACGGGCCCGGTCTCTGCGGCAAGACCACCAACCTGCAGTACGTCTACCAGAAGACCGCTCCCGAGGCCAAGGGCAAGATGATCTCCCTGGCCACCGAGACCGAGCGGACGCTGTTCTTCGACTTTCTGCCCCTGGCCCTGGGGGAGATCCGCGGCTTCAAGACCCGCTTTCATCTCTATACCGTCCCCGGGCAGGTCTTTTACGACGCCTCGCGTAAGCTGATCCTCAAGGGGGTCGACGGGGTGGTGTTCGTCGCCGACTCGCAGGAGGAGCGCTTCGACGCCAACATCGAGAGCCTGGAAAACCTCAAGGACAACCTCGAGGAGCAGGGCTACCAGCTCGACAACCTGCCCTACGTCATCCAGTACAACAAGCGCGACCTGCCCAACGTCACCTCGGTCGACGAGTTGAGCAGGCTGCTCAACCCCACCAGCGTGCCCGAGTATGAAGCCTGCGCCACCACCGGCGAGGGGGTGTTCGAGACGCTCAAGGCCGTCGCCAAGTTGATCCTCATCGACCTGAAAAAGGGCGGGCGCTAA
- a CDS encoding recombinase family protein produces MIVALYARVSTGRQAEKELSIPDQLRQMHDWCKAQGHSIAAEYEEPGASALDDRRPVFQQMIAEASASPSPFEAIIVHSLSRFFRDALEFGLYERQLNKRGVQIISITQQTSADPAGEMARKIFSLFDEYQSKENSKHTLRAMKENARQGYFNGSNPPFGYRVIPVDVPGRRGNKKRLEVDLSEATIVNRIFNLYLQGHNGKIMGVAGIAAHLNNTGITRRGKRWSKSSVYDLLTNTAYVGEFYFNKKQGKTRAKKDKEDWVMMKVPPLVERGIFNRTQALKEQRSPEVTPPRIVNSPTLLTGLLKCSCGARMTLATGKGGRYRYYKCTSRINAGPGACKSGNLPMDKLDQLILETVADRVFTPGRIEAMLKEFRDRLKNARSKHDDALSKLKKELDAVQAATDRLYEAVENGFLPMDLMLKERVHKHQARRQEILTEMAGLRRRGEMPLSQLGPKKVEAFCRALKEKLQDRSSQFGKEYLRLLVDEIRVEGKEIRIRGSYAALAGMLEKTKAGLPEGVPAFDSDWLPGPDSNQRQGG; encoded by the coding sequence ATGATCGTCGCTCTTTATGCGAGGGTATCCACAGGAAGGCAGGCGGAAAAAGAGCTGTCAATCCCGGACCAACTGCGACAAATGCATGACTGGTGCAAGGCGCAGGGGCACTCGATTGCGGCCGAATACGAGGAGCCGGGAGCATCGGCCCTGGATGATCGTCGGCCGGTCTTTCAGCAGATGATCGCTGAAGCGTCCGCCTCCCCCTCCCCCTTTGAAGCAATTATCGTACATAGCCTGTCCAGGTTTTTCCGGGATGCGCTGGAGTTTGGCCTTTACGAGCGACAGCTGAACAAGCGAGGGGTGCAGATCATCTCCATCACCCAGCAAACAAGCGCGGACCCTGCCGGGGAAATGGCTCGTAAGATCTTTAGCCTTTTTGACGAATACCAAAGCAAGGAGAACTCCAAGCACACCCTGCGAGCCATGAAGGAGAACGCTCGGCAGGGTTATTTCAATGGCAGCAATCCCCCTTTTGGCTACAGAGTTATCCCTGTGGATGTTCCTGGACGAAGAGGAAACAAAAAGCGGCTGGAAGTCGATCTCTCCGAAGCGACCATCGTTAATCGGATATTCAACCTTTACCTGCAGGGGCATAACGGCAAAATCATGGGAGTAGCCGGAATTGCCGCTCACCTGAACAATACGGGAATCACCCGCCGGGGCAAGCGATGGAGTAAATCCTCCGTCTATGACCTCCTGACCAATACCGCCTATGTTGGCGAGTTCTATTTCAATAAAAAACAGGGCAAAACCAGGGCCAAGAAGGACAAGGAAGACTGGGTCATGATGAAGGTCCCTCCGCTCGTTGAGCGTGGGATCTTCAACAGGACCCAGGCCCTGAAAGAACAGCGCTCCCCGGAAGTAACTCCGCCCAGAATTGTCAATTCTCCCACACTTTTAACAGGGCTGCTCAAATGCTCCTGCGGGGCGCGGATGACACTCGCCACCGGCAAGGGCGGTAGGTATCGCTATTATAAGTGCACTTCTCGGATCAATGCCGGGCCGGGCGCCTGCAAGAGCGGTAATTTGCCGATGGACAAGCTGGATCAACTGATTCTGGAAACCGTGGCGGATCGGGTGTTTACTCCTGGTCGGATTGAGGCCATGCTCAAGGAGTTCCGGGATCGGCTGAAAAATGCCAGATCAAAGCACGATGATGCACTTAGTAAGCTCAAGAAGGAACTGGATGCGGTCCAGGCGGCAACAGATCGGCTATATGAAGCGGTGGAAAACGGCTTTCTTCCGATGGACCTGATGTTAAAAGAACGAGTGCACAAGCACCAGGCCAGACGGCAGGAAATCCTTACTGAAATGGCCGGGCTGAGGCGGCGAGGGGAAATGCCTCTTTCCCAACTTGGGCCGAAGAAAGTGGAAGCGTTTTGCCGGGCACTTAAGGAGAAGCTGCAAGACCGCTCGTCCCAGTTTGGCAAGGAGTACTTACGATTGCTGGTGGACGAGATTCGGGTAGAGGGGAAAGAGATCCGCATCCGCGGAAGCTATGCGGCATTGGCGGGAATGCTGGAAAAAACAAAAGCGGGACTGCCCGAAGGAGTGCCCGCTTTTGATAGTGATTGGCTCCCCGGGCCGGACTCGAACCAGCGACAGGGTGGTTAA